From the Calditrichota bacterium genome, the window GCTGGTCATGGCACCGTCCACCAAGGTCCGCACCAGGCGGCCCATCAGGTTGTAGACCTTCACCTGCACGCGTCCCTCGGTAGGCACCCTGAAACCGATCTTGGTCTCCGGGTTGAAGGGGTTCGGGAAGTTTTGCTCCAGCTCGAACCTCTCCGGCACGCGCGGCACTGTGG encodes:
- a CDS encoding T9SS type A sorting domain-containing protein, which gives rise to TVPRVPERFELEQNFPNPFNPETKIGFRVPTEGRVQVKVYNLMGRLVRTLVDGAMTSGRHEVLWDGTDDYGVVMPTGTYLCVMEAEGIRMTKKMVFAR